The Anabaena sp. WA102 genome contains a region encoding:
- the ychF gene encoding redox-regulated ATPase YchF produces the protein MLRAGIVGLPNVGKSTLFNAVVANAKAEAANFPFCTIEPNVGMVSVPDDRLDVLAKIATSVQTIPARVEFVDIAGLVKGASQGEGLGNQFLSHIREVDAIVHVVRCFENDDIIHVAGSVDPARDIEIINLELGLSDLFQIEKRIERTRKLARTSKDAQSEIEILEKLAVALNEGKSVRQVGLNTEESEIIKGLGLLTNKPIIYAANVSEEDLAIGNDFVEKVRAVAAVENAQVVIVSAQVEAELVELPEADKADFLESLGVKEGGLKSLIRATYTLLGLRTYFTCGPKETRAWTINAGMSAPQAAGVIHSDFERGFIRAETVAYHDLVTHGSMSAAKEKGLVRSEGKEYIVQEGDVLLFRFNV, from the coding sequence ATGCTAAGAGCCGGAATTGTCGGACTTCCCAACGTCGGAAAATCAACCCTATTTAACGCTGTAGTCGCTAACGCTAAAGCCGAAGCCGCTAACTTCCCATTTTGCACCATTGAACCGAATGTTGGTATGGTCTCAGTCCCCGATGACCGGTTAGACGTTCTCGCCAAAATTGCCACCTCAGTGCAAACTATACCTGCCCGTGTTGAATTTGTTGACATTGCCGGTTTAGTTAAAGGTGCAAGTCAAGGAGAAGGACTGGGTAATCAATTCTTATCCCACATTCGGGAAGTTGATGCGATCGTTCATGTTGTGCGTTGTTTTGAAAACGATGATATCATTCACGTAGCCGGTTCTGTTGACCCAGCACGAGATATTGAAATCATTAATTTAGAACTTGGTTTATCGGACTTATTCCAAATTGAAAAACGTATTGAAAGAACTCGTAAACTTGCTCGTACCAGCAAGGATGCACAATCGGAAATAGAAATTCTGGAAAAATTAGCTGTCGCTTTAAATGAGGGTAAATCTGTTCGTCAAGTTGGTTTAAATACCGAAGAATCGGAAATTATTAAGGGCTTAGGATTACTTACCAATAAACCCATTATTTACGCTGCTAATGTTTCTGAAGAAGACTTAGCTATAGGTAATGATTTTGTCGAAAAAGTGCGAGCAGTTGCGGCGGTTGAAAATGCCCAAGTTGTCATTGTTTCTGCTCAAGTAGAAGCGGAATTAGTCGAATTACCAGAAGCAGATAAAGCTGATTTTCTGGAATCTTTAGGTGTGAAAGAAGGTGGGTTAAAATCCTTAATTCGGGCAACTTACACTCTTTTAGGTTTGCGGACTTATTTCACCTGTGGACCGAAAGAAACCCGCGCTTGGACAATCAATGCTGGGATGTCTGCACCTCAAGCCGCAGGAGTCATTCACTCTGATTTTGAACGGGGATTTATTCGGGCAGAAACTGTAGCTTATCATGATTTAGTAACTCATGGTTCAATGAGTGCAGCCAAAGAAAAAGGCTTAGTCAGAAGTGAAGGAAAAGAGTATATTGTCCAAGAAGGTGATGTACTATTATTCCGGTTTAATGTATAA